In Xanthomonas sacchari, a genomic segment contains:
- a CDS encoding 30S ribosomal protein THX — MGKGDRKTAKGKRYNASYGNARSHSVSKVAVGATASVAKKSVVKAPAAKKAVAKKTVAKAG; from the coding sequence ATGGGTAAGGGTGACCGCAAGACCGCCAAGGGCAAGCGCTACAACGCCAGCTACGGCAATGCGCGCTCGCACAGCGTGAGCAAGGTGGCCGTGGGCGCTACCGCGTCGGTCGCGAAGAAGTCGGTGGTCAAGGCGCCGGCGGCCAAGAAGGCCGTGGCCAAGAAGACGGTCGCCAAGGCCGGCTGA
- a CDS encoding MerC domain-containing protein, protein MSPSFDLRALLDRLGATGSLLCAVHCAVLPLALALLPSLGLAMWLGEGVERSLVLFVTCLGLFSLVLGYRRHRAWQALGLLVLGLLALWAGLLVPALHHAVAPHAAIMTFGGTLVGLAHLLNLRLNHGHVHDASCAH, encoded by the coding sequence ATGTCCCCATCGTTCGATCTGCGCGCCCTGCTCGACCGTCTCGGCGCCACCGGCTCGCTGTTGTGCGCGGTGCACTGCGCGGTGCTGCCGCTGGCGCTGGCGCTGCTGCCGTCGCTGGGTCTGGCGATGTGGCTGGGCGAGGGCGTGGAGCGCAGCCTGGTGCTGTTCGTGACCTGCCTGGGCCTGTTCAGCCTGGTGCTCGGCTATCGCCGGCACCGCGCCTGGCAGGCGCTGGGTCTGCTGGTGCTGGGCCTGCTGGCGCTGTGGGCCGGCCTGCTGGTGCCGGCGCTGCACCACGCGGTGGCGCCGCACGCGGCGATCATGACCTTCGGCGGCACCCTGGTCGGCCTGGCGCATCTGCTCAACCTGCGCCTCAACCATGGCCACGTGCACGACGCAAGCTGCGCCCATTGA
- a CDS encoding TonB-dependent receptor — translation MPSHRPAPLRRSALSLALLGLLSPSLALAADPSPAPAAADATPPASDSRHVAGHKQDRHVKDLDQVVVTASPLRDAAGALSQPVDVLAGERLDENRGASIGETVASLPGVQSSNFGPGVGRPIIRGLDGPRVAVLNDGLSSQDVSTVSQDHSPAVEPFLADQIEVLKGPSTLLYGSGAIGGVVNVVDGRIAETPVDGVHGRAEARWEGGDKSGNTDMFRVDAGNGSGLSIHADGVYRNLKDYDTPQGPQLNSFVKSKVGSIGSSLAGDWGFVGVSVSRFRDNYGNPGEPGDPAAGERGVSLQLHQDRFELKGALNDPWGDGSALRYSFGHTAYTHTEFEGAEVGTKFDKRANEGRVEASFGLGGGWQTAVGVQGSDSTFQATGEEAFVPKTDTRALGVFALARNTWDRVQAEVGARVDKIKYETDTGVDRDFTPKSLSLSGGFRFNEQWRLTANLDHAERAPAEEELFANGPHIATLAYEIGNPDLRTEKANQAELGLNFKNDWVDAKVSGYYNRYDDFIYIVDTGGQWYHEEDNDFLPIRQWTQADAVFHGFEGEATFHLADNDSGAWDLRVFGDTVRARLKDGGNLPRIAPARYGAQLRWDASNWRAALGATRYQKQDKVAVNETPTAGYTLVDAHLAYHVDAGSTAWEVFLDGNNLTNQDARVHTSFLKDDVMLPGRSASFGVRLFF, via the coding sequence ATGCCCTCTCACCGTCCCGCCCCGCTCCGCCGTTCCGCCCTGTCCCTGGCCCTGCTTGGCCTGCTCAGCCCCTCGCTGGCGCTGGCCGCCGACCCCAGCCCCGCGCCGGCCGCCGCCGACGCCACGCCGCCGGCCAGCGACAGCCGCCATGTCGCAGGCCACAAGCAGGACCGGCACGTGAAGGACCTGGACCAGGTGGTGGTCACCGCCAGCCCGCTGCGCGATGCCGCCGGCGCGCTGAGCCAGCCGGTGGACGTGCTGGCCGGCGAGCGCCTGGACGAGAACCGCGGCGCCAGCATCGGCGAGACCGTGGCCAGCCTGCCCGGCGTGCAGAGCTCCAACTTCGGCCCCGGCGTGGGCCGGCCGATCATCCGCGGCCTCGACGGCCCGCGCGTGGCGGTGCTCAACGACGGCCTGTCCTCGCAGGACGTGTCCACGGTCAGCCAGGACCATTCGCCGGCGGTGGAGCCGTTCCTGGCAGACCAGATCGAAGTGCTGAAGGGCCCGTCCACCCTGCTGTACGGCTCCGGCGCCATCGGCGGCGTGGTCAACGTGGTCGACGGGCGCATCGCCGAGACCCCGGTCGACGGCGTGCATGGCCGCGCCGAGGCGCGCTGGGAAGGCGGCGACAAGAGCGGCAACACCGACATGTTCCGCGTCGATGCCGGCAACGGCAGCGGCCTGTCGATCCATGCCGACGGCGTGTATCGCAACCTGAAGGACTACGACACGCCGCAGGGCCCGCAGCTGAACTCGTTCGTCAAGTCCAAGGTCGGCTCGATCGGCAGCTCGCTGGCCGGCGACTGGGGCTTCGTCGGCGTGTCGGTCTCGCGCTTCCGCGACAACTACGGCAACCCGGGCGAGCCGGGCGACCCCGCTGCCGGCGAGCGCGGCGTGTCGCTGCAGCTGCATCAGGACCGCTTCGAGCTCAAGGGCGCGCTGAACGACCCGTGGGGCGACGGCAGCGCGCTGCGCTACAGCTTCGGCCACACCGCCTACACCCACACCGAGTTCGAAGGCGCGGAAGTGGGCACCAAGTTCGACAAGCGCGCCAACGAAGGCCGCGTGGAGGCATCCTTCGGCCTGGGCGGCGGCTGGCAGACCGCGGTCGGCGTGCAGGGCAGCGATTCGACCTTCCAGGCGACCGGCGAAGAGGCCTTCGTGCCCAAGACCGACACCCGCGCCCTCGGCGTGTTCGCGCTGGCGCGCAACACCTGGGACCGCGTGCAGGCCGAAGTCGGCGCGCGCGTGGACAAGATCAAGTACGAGACCGACACCGGCGTGGACCGCGACTTCACCCCGAAGAGCCTGTCGCTGAGCGGCGGCTTCCGCTTCAACGAACAGTGGCGCCTGACCGCCAACCTCGACCACGCCGAGCGCGCCCCGGCCGAGGAAGAACTGTTCGCCAACGGCCCGCACATCGCCACCCTCGCCTACGAGATCGGCAACCCCGACCTGCGCACCGAGAAGGCCAACCAGGCCGAGCTTGGCCTGAACTTCAAGAACGACTGGGTGGACGCCAAGGTGTCCGGCTACTACAACCGCTACGACGATTTCATCTACATCGTCGACACCGGCGGCCAGTGGTACCACGAGGAAGACAACGACTTCCTGCCGATCCGCCAGTGGACCCAAGCCGATGCGGTATTCCACGGCTTCGAGGGCGAAGCCACCTTCCACCTGGCCGACAACGACAGCGGCGCCTGGGACCTGCGCGTGTTCGGCGACACCGTGCGCGCGCGGCTGAAGGACGGCGGCAACCTGCCGCGCATCGCGCCGGCGCGCTACGGTGCGCAGCTGCGCTGGGATGCCAGCAACTGGCGCGCCGCGCTGGGCGCCACCCGCTACCAGAAGCAGGACAAGGTGGCGGTCAACGAGACCCCGACCGCCGGCTACACCCTGGTCGATGCGCACCTGGCGTATCACGTCGATGCCGGCAGCACTGCCTGGGAAGTGTTCCTGGACGGCAACAACCTGACCAACCAGGATGCGCGGGTGCACACCTCGTTCCTCAAGGACGACGTCATGCTGCCCGGCCGCAGCGCCTCGTTCGGCGTGCGCCTGTTCTTCTGA
- a CDS encoding SDR family oxidoreductase yields MSRHSIAGKVVLIAGGAKNLGGLIARDLATNGAKAIAIHYNSAASRADADATVAAIEQAGAKAVALQADLTTAAAVETLFADAVAAVGRPDIAINTVGKVLKKPMAEVSEAEYDAMAAINSKAAFFFLKEAGRHVNDHGKIVTLVTSLLGAFTPFYAAYAGSKAPVEHFTRAAAKELGERGISVTAVGPGPMDTPFFYPAEGAEAVAYHKTAAALSPFSRTGLTDIEDVVPFVRHLVSDGWWITGQTILINGGYTTK; encoded by the coding sequence ATGTCTCGACACAGCATTGCAGGCAAGGTCGTCCTGATCGCCGGCGGCGCCAAGAATCTGGGTGGGCTCATCGCCCGCGATCTGGCCACCAACGGCGCCAAGGCCATCGCCATCCACTACAACAGCGCCGCGAGCCGGGCCGATGCCGACGCCACGGTGGCCGCCATCGAGCAGGCCGGTGCCAAGGCGGTGGCCCTGCAGGCCGACCTCACCACGGCCGCGGCCGTCGAAACGCTGTTCGCCGATGCCGTGGCCGCCGTCGGCCGCCCCGATATCGCCATCAACACCGTGGGCAAGGTGCTCAAGAAGCCCATGGCCGAGGTCAGCGAGGCCGAGTACGACGCCATGGCGGCGATCAACAGCAAGGCGGCGTTCTTCTTCCTGAAGGAGGCCGGTCGGCACGTCAACGACCACGGCAAGATCGTGACCCTGGTGACCTCGCTGCTGGGCGCGTTCACCCCGTTCTATGCCGCCTACGCCGGCTCCAAGGCGCCGGTCGAGCACTTCACGCGCGCGGCGGCCAAGGAACTGGGCGAGCGCGGGATTTCGGTCACGGCCGTCGGTCCCGGCCCGATGGACACGCCGTTCTTCTATCCGGCCGAAGGCGCCGAGGCGGTGGCGTACCACAAGACCGCTGCCGCGCTGTCGCCGTTTTCCAGGACCGGCCTGACCGACATCGAGGACGTGGTGCCGTTCGTTCGCCACCTGGTCAGCGACGGCTGGTGGATCACCGGCCAGACCATCCTGATCAACGGTGGCTACACCACCAAATAG
- a CDS encoding LysR family transcriptional regulator, whose amino-acid sequence MDRIDQLRIFLRVAQSGGFSIAAAQLGLPRPTVSLAVQQLESRLGTRLFSRTTRRVSLTQDGAALVERAIALVADSEELEQQFRPSGQSLQGRLRVDLPSRIARRQVAPALPGFFARHPRIELELGSSDRTLDLVHEGIDCALRVGTLETGSSLVARSLGALQLINCASPDYLARHGTPATPQDLQRNHLAVHYAVPGHPHTAIWEWREDGRLRTQAVPAQVAANNAETYIACCLAGLGLIQIPAFDVQEHLHSGDLVAVLADWPAPSMPVQIVYPHRRHLSRRVQAFSDWLASVMQPCLEGPPA is encoded by the coding sequence ATGGACCGCATCGATCAACTGCGCATCTTCCTTCGCGTTGCCCAGAGCGGCGGCTTTTCCATCGCCGCCGCGCAACTCGGGCTGCCCCGGCCCACGGTGTCGCTGGCGGTGCAGCAACTGGAAAGCCGGCTGGGCACCCGGCTGTTCAGCCGCACGACGCGGCGCGTGAGCCTGACCCAGGATGGCGCGGCGCTTGTCGAGCGCGCCATTGCCCTGGTCGCCGACAGCGAGGAACTGGAGCAGCAGTTCCGGCCGTCCGGCCAGTCCCTGCAGGGCCGGTTGCGCGTGGACCTGCCCAGCCGCATCGCCCGCAGGCAGGTGGCGCCGGCGCTGCCCGGCTTCTTCGCGCGGCATCCGCGCATCGAACTGGAGCTTGGGTCGAGCGACCGCACCCTCGACCTGGTCCACGAAGGCATCGACTGCGCCTTGCGCGTCGGCACGCTGGAGACCGGCAGCAGCCTGGTGGCGCGATCGCTCGGTGCGCTGCAGTTGATCAACTGCGCCAGCCCGGACTATCTCGCACGGCATGGCACCCCGGCCACGCCGCAGGACCTGCAGCGGAACCATCTGGCCGTGCACTATGCCGTGCCGGGTCATCCCCACACCGCCATCTGGGAATGGCGCGAGGACGGACGGCTGCGCACGCAGGCAGTGCCGGCACAGGTTGCGGCCAACAACGCCGAAACCTACATCGCCTGCTGCCTGGCCGGCCTGGGGCTGATCCAGATCCCGGCGTTCGACGTCCAGGAGCATCTGCACAGCGGCGACCTGGTCGCCGTGCTGGCCGACTGGCCCGCGCCCTCCATGCCGGTCCAGATCGTCTATCCGCATCGCCGCCATCTGTCGCGGCGCGTCCAGGCCTTCAGCGACTGGCTGGCCAGCGTGATGCAGCCCTGCCTGGAAGGACCGCCCGCCTGA
- a CDS encoding DMT family transporter — MKNWLFLLVAILAEVVATSALKASEGFTRLWPTLLALCGYGIAFYLLSLTLRSVPVGVAYALWSGIGIVLISLLAWWRFGQALDPPALLGMALIVAGVVVINVFSRSAPH; from the coding sequence ATGAAAAACTGGCTGTTCCTGTTGGTGGCCATCCTCGCCGAAGTGGTCGCGACCTCGGCGCTGAAGGCCAGCGAGGGCTTCACCCGGCTGTGGCCGACGCTGCTGGCGCTGTGCGGCTACGGCATCGCGTTCTACCTGCTGTCGCTCACCTTGCGCAGCGTGCCGGTCGGCGTGGCCTATGCGTTGTGGTCGGGCATCGGCATCGTGCTGATCTCGCTGCTGGCCTGGTGGCGGTTCGGGCAGGCGCTGGATCCGCCGGCGCTCCTCGGCATGGCGCTGATCGTTGCCGGCGTGGTGGTCATCAACGTGTTCTCGCGCAGCGCGCCGCACTGA
- a CDS encoding 2Fe-2S iron-sulfur cluster-binding protein, whose protein sequence is MQHDPSRSGADTARDTPLSEDEAALARRLGINGLSRRDFIALLSAAGLSSAGGQILFSEAAFAAPAAKAAPPQNALPVVLQVNGQRHALQLDPRTTLLDALREHLALTGTKKGCDHGQCGACTVIVDGERRLSCLTLAAQAEDAQITTIEGLADGERLHPMQAAFVQHDGFQCGYCTPGQICSAVALLNEIKRGDASHASADVSRPVTELSDAEVRERMSGNICRCGAYPKIVAAIQDVHSGGAPRPLTWRYVDQSELTALKMAKEVADDAV, encoded by the coding sequence ATGCAGCACGACCCCAGCCGTTCCGGCGCCGACACCGCGCGCGATACCCCGCTGAGCGAGGACGAAGCCGCGCTCGCACGCCGGCTCGGCATCAACGGCCTGTCGCGCCGCGACTTCATCGCCCTGCTCTCGGCCGCCGGCCTGAGCAGCGCCGGCGGCCAGATCCTCTTCAGCGAGGCCGCGTTCGCCGCACCCGCCGCCAAGGCCGCGCCGCCGCAGAACGCGTTGCCCGTGGTCTTGCAGGTCAACGGCCAGCGCCACGCGCTGCAGTTGGACCCGCGCACCACGCTGCTGGACGCGCTGCGCGAGCACCTGGCGCTGACCGGCACCAAGAAGGGCTGCGATCACGGCCAGTGCGGCGCCTGCACGGTAATCGTCGACGGCGAGCGGCGCCTGTCCTGCCTGACCCTGGCCGCACAGGCCGAAGACGCGCAGATCACCACCATCGAAGGCCTGGCCGACGGCGAACGGCTGCATCCGATGCAGGCCGCGTTCGTGCAGCACGACGGATTCCAGTGCGGCTACTGCACGCCCGGGCAGATCTGCTCGGCGGTAGCGCTGCTCAACGAGATCAAGCGTGGCGACGCCAGCCACGCCAGCGCCGACGTCAGCCGGCCGGTCACCGAGCTCAGCGACGCGGAGGTGCGCGAGCGCATGAGCGGCAACATCTGCCGCTGCGGCGCCTACCCCAAGATCGTCGCCGCCATCCAGGACGTGCACAGCGGCGGCGCGCCGCGGCCGCTGACCTGGCGCTACGTCGACCAGTCCGAGTTGACCGCCCTGAAGATGGCGAAGGAGGTGGCCGATGACGCCGTTTAA
- a CDS encoding FAD binding domain-containing protein yields MTPFKYQRATSPEDAVRRVAANPNARFLGGGTNLLDLMKEGVTGADEIVDLTRLKDLAEIAETADGGLRLGALANNTQTANHPLVRQRYPLLSQAILAGATMQLRNMASNGGNLLQRTRCGYFYDTALPCNKRAPGSGCGAREGLNRTHAIFGHSAHCVAVHPSDMCVALAALDATVQVRTPAGARREIPFAEFHLLPDARADVDNQLAHGELIESITLPAQDFAAHSHYLKVRDRASYAFALVSVAAALALEPDGRIRQARIAMGGVAHKPWRARTAERALVGQQVGEAAFAAAAQAEMAAARPLAHNAYKIPMGTHAMIRALHRASGSDAA; encoded by the coding sequence ATGACGCCGTTTAAGTACCAGCGCGCGACATCGCCGGAAGACGCGGTACGCCGTGTCGCCGCCAACCCGAACGCGCGCTTCCTCGGCGGCGGCACCAACCTGCTCGACCTGATGAAGGAAGGGGTCACCGGTGCCGACGAGATCGTCGACCTGACCCGGCTCAAGGACCTGGCCGAGATCGCCGAAACCGCCGACGGCGGCCTGCGCCTGGGCGCGCTCGCCAACAACACGCAGACCGCCAACCATCCGCTGGTGCGGCAGCGCTACCCGCTGCTGAGCCAGGCGATCCTGGCCGGGGCCACGATGCAACTGCGCAACATGGCCAGCAACGGCGGCAACCTGCTGCAGCGCACGCGCTGCGGCTACTTCTACGACACCGCCCTGCCCTGCAACAAGCGCGCGCCGGGCAGCGGTTGCGGCGCGCGCGAAGGGCTCAACCGCACCCACGCGATCTTCGGCCACAGCGCGCACTGCGTGGCGGTGCATCCGTCGGACATGTGCGTGGCGCTGGCCGCACTGGATGCGACGGTGCAGGTGCGCACGCCGGCCGGCGCGCGCCGCGAGATCCCGTTCGCCGAGTTTCACCTGCTGCCCGATGCACGCGCCGATGTGGACAACCAACTGGCGCACGGCGAACTGATCGAGTCGATCACCCTGCCGGCGCAGGACTTCGCCGCGCACAGCCATTACCTGAAGGTGCGCGACCGGGCCAGCTACGCGTTCGCCCTGGTCTCGGTGGCCGCGGCGCTGGCGCTGGAACCGGACGGACGCATCCGCCAAGCGCGCATCGCCATGGGCGGGGTGGCGCACAAACCCTGGCGCGCGCGCACCGCCGAACGTGCGCTGGTCGGGCAACAGGTCGGCGAGGCCGCCTTCGCCGCCGCCGCGCAGGCCGAGATGGCCGCGGCGCGGCCGCTGGCGCACAACGCCTACAAGATCCCGATGGGCACGCACGCGATGATCCGCGCCCTGCACCGCGCCAGCGGCAGCGACGCCGCGTGA